Proteins from a genomic interval of Neovison vison isolate M4711 chromosome 4, ASM_NN_V1, whole genome shotgun sequence:
- the ST3GAL1 gene encoding CMP-N-acetylneuraminate-beta-galactosamide-alpha-2,3-sialyltransferase 1 produces MVTLRKRTLKVLTFLVLFIFLTSFFLNYSHTMVTAAWFPKQMVVELSENFKKLMKYAHRPCTCARCVGQERVSAWFDERFNRSMQPLLTAQNALLEEDTYSWWLKLQREKQPNNLNDTIRELFQVVPGNVDPLLEKRSVGCRRCAVVGNSGNLKESWYGPQIDSHDFVLRMNKAPTVGFEMDVGSKTTHHLVYPESFRELAENVSMVLVPFKTTDLEWVISATTTGTISHTYVPVPAKIKVKKNKILIYHPAFIKYVFDSWLQGHGRYPSTGILSVIFSLHICDEVDLYGFGADSKGNWHHYWENNPSAGAFRKTGVHDGDFESNVTATLASINKIRIFKGR; encoded by the exons ATGGTGACCCTGAGAAAGAGGACGCTCAAAGTGCTCACCTTCCTCGTCCTCTTCATCTTCCTCACCTCCTTCTTCCTGAACTACTCCCACACCATGGTGACCGCCGCCTGGTTTCCCAAGCAGATGGTCGTAGAGCTCTCGGAGAACTTCAAGAAGCTCATGAAGTACGCGCACAGGCCTTGCACCTGCGCCCGCTGCGTGGGTCAGGAGAGGGTGTCGGCCTGGTTCGACGAGAGGTTCAACCGGTCCATGCAGCCGCTGCTGACCGCGCAGAACGCGCTCCTGGAGGAGGACACCTACAGCTGGTGGCTG AAGCTCCAGCGGGAGAAGCAGCCCAATAACTTGAACGATACCATCAGGGAGCTGTTCCAGGTGGTGCCCGGGAACGTGGACCCCCTGCTGGAGAAGAGGTCTGTGGGCTGCCGGCGCTGTGCCGTGGTGGGCAACTCCGGCAACCTGAAGGAATCGTGGTATGGGCCTCAGATCGACAGCCACGACTTCGTGCTCAG GATGAACAAGGCCCCCACGGTGGGCTTTGAGATGGATGTTGGGAGCAAGACCACTCACCATCTGGTATACCCCGAGAGCTTCAGGGAGCTGGCGGAGAATGTCAGCATGGTCCTGGTCCCCTTCAAGACCACCGACCTGGAGTGGGTGATCAGTGCCACCACCACGGGCACCATCTCTCA CACCTACGTTCCTGTCCCCGCAAAGATCAAAGTGAAAAAGAATAAG ATCCTGATCTACCACCCGGCCTTCATCAAGTACGTCTTCGACAGCTGGCTGCAGGGCCACGGGCGGTACCCGTCCACGGGCATCCTCTCCGTCATCTTCTCGCTGCACATCTGCGATGAG GTGGACTTGTACGGCTTCGGGGCGGACAGTAAGGGGAACTGGCATCACTACTGGGAGAACAACCCTTCGGCGGGGGCTTTTCGCAAGACCGGGGTGCACGATGGAGACTTCGAGTCCAACGTGACGGCCACCTTGGCGTCCATCAATAAAATCCGGATATTTAAGGGGAGATGA